The Methylomonas montana genome has a window encoding:
- the drmC gene encoding DISARM system phospholipase D-like protein DrmC, with translation MTNVRKDLFALIDKLVKKAPADWMNAACETLRSVDADSSSDRVVKKLPLTNNADLSFLVCETVRMASNTMSWEALSWTLDSSFEVYQQTLASQRIELLWSGPTPVAQIPARRIDQALYDLIANAKSEILLVTFAASRIQRLVNELVNARQRGVKIRLILEFEQSSEGQLSYDALKAFPETFVQNTEVYCWPLEKRDRNQAGRPGKLHAKLAIVDDTVLISSANLTDDAFNRNLEVGVMIQNNEFLVNTKDYIGSLISCGILSRLTTMVPIVLAPSPTE, from the coding sequence ATGACCAACGTGCGTAAAGATTTATTTGCATTGATTGACAAGCTAGTCAAGAAAGCACCGGCTGATTGGATGAATGCCGCCTGCGAAACACTTCGGTCGGTTGATGCTGATAGTTCATCAGACAGGGTGGTCAAAAAACTACCGTTAACTAACAATGCCGATCTTTCATTTCTAGTTTGCGAAACGGTGCGAATGGCTTCCAACACCATGTCGTGGGAGGCTTTGAGTTGGACTCTTGATTCGAGTTTTGAAGTTTATCAACAAACCTTAGCCTCTCAACGTATCGAATTACTTTGGTCAGGCCCAACACCGGTTGCACAGATTCCTGCCCGCCGAATCGATCAGGCGCTATACGATTTAATTGCTAATGCTAAAAGCGAAATCTTGTTGGTTACATTTGCTGCATCGAGGATTCAGCGGCTTGTTAATGAGTTGGTCAATGCTCGACAGCGTGGTGTAAAAATCCGGCTGATCCTTGAGTTCGAACAAAGCTCTGAGGGGCAATTAAGCTACGATGCGTTGAAAGCTTTTCCAGAGACCTTTGTTCAGAATACTGAAGTCTATTGCTGGCCATTAGAGAAGCGCGATAGGAATCAAGCCGGACGCCCCGGAAAACTACATGCGAAATTAGCAATTGTTGACGATACGGTTTTAATTTCCAGTGCAAACCTGACCGATGATGCGTTCAATCGAAATTTGGAAGTTGGGGTCATGATCCAAAACAACGAATTTCTTGTAAATACAAAGGACTATATTGGGTCGCTGATTTCATGCGGAATTTTAAGCCGGTTAACAACCATGGTCCCGATAGTACTGGCGCCGAGCCCCACTGAATAA